Proteins from a single region of Desulfobacter postgatei 2ac9:
- the asnB gene encoding asparagine synthase (glutamine-hydrolyzing), translating into MCGITGLVHFDGRKTDIETLIRMNRSLAHRGPDEEGYFINKAADASLRENAQVPLRTLNNGYVRGRNHNKTSVGFGHRRLSIIDLATGQQPLSNEDGTIWISFNGEIYNFQEIKQELLAKGHVFQTNSDTETIVHAYEEWGTKSVERLRGMFAFAIWDENQQQLFLARDRVGKKPLYYAHDDKQFVFGSEIKAVLAAKDMDRSIDLTALSDYFSLLYVPAPKTIFNSIKKLPAAHYAVVDHTGMTVSRYWDLCFEPEQNTSENKIMENLVEILTESTQMRMISEVPLGAFLSGGVDSSAIVALMSGVSPEPVVTNSISFSEAAYNEAEYARQVASLFNTSHNEFHVTPEAIPIIEKLAWHYDEPFADSSAVPTYYVSKMAREKVTVSLSGDGGDENFAGYRRYYMDARENLVRNMVPELFRQPLFGFLGKLYPKADYLPQIFRGKAFLSNVARDPLEAYYFSMCAVHDMDKPDYFNTETMKELKGYHTVDFFRAIYDNAPAPDHLSRIQYLDIQTYLCDDILTKVDRASMAVSLEVRCPILDHVFMENAAKIPSRLKLKGLEGKHIFKKALKKHLPHDILYRKKMGFGVPILEWLRKDLNTYSKNLVLGGDASQQYLNITYLEKIWNEHQKGMRNWSTQLWAIMMFNLWYQKFKGI; encoded by the coding sequence TTGTGCGGAATAACCGGTCTGGTCCATTTTGACGGACGAAAAACAGATATTGAAACCCTGATCCGGATGAACCGGTCGCTGGCCCACAGGGGGCCGGATGAAGAAGGGTATTTTATTAATAAGGCAGCTGACGCTTCTTTACGTGAAAACGCTCAGGTTCCTCTCAGAACTTTGAACAATGGTTATGTCCGCGGCAGGAACCACAACAAAACAAGTGTTGGATTTGGCCACAGAAGGTTGAGCATTATCGACCTGGCCACCGGGCAGCAGCCCCTTTCCAATGAAGACGGCACCATATGGATTTCTTTTAACGGAGAGATATATAATTTTCAGGAAATAAAACAGGAGCTGCTGGCCAAAGGCCATGTCTTCCAGACCAATTCAGACACAGAAACCATTGTCCATGCCTATGAAGAATGGGGCACAAAATCAGTGGAACGTCTCAGGGGTATGTTTGCCTTTGCCATCTGGGATGAAAACCAACAGCAGTTGTTTCTGGCCCGGGACCGGGTGGGCAAAAAACCGTTGTATTATGCCCATGACGACAAGCAGTTTGTTTTTGGTTCAGAGATCAAAGCGGTGCTTGCGGCCAAAGATATGGACCGCAGCATTGATCTGACCGCTTTGTCCGACTATTTTTCTTTGCTGTATGTGCCGGCACCCAAAACTATTTTCAATTCCATTAAAAAACTGCCGGCAGCCCATTATGCCGTGGTTGATCACACCGGCATGACCGTTTCCCGTTATTGGGATCTGTGCTTTGAACCTGAACAGAATACGTCTGAAAACAAGATCATGGAAAATCTGGTGGAAATTCTGACGGAATCAACCCAAATGCGCATGATTAGTGAGGTGCCGCTGGGGGCGTTTTTATCCGGCGGGGTGGATTCTTCCGCCATTGTAGCGCTGATGTCCGGGGTCAGTCCGGAACCGGTAGTGACCAACTCCATCTCCTTCAGTGAAGCTGCTTACAATGAAGCAGAATATGCCAGACAGGTTGCCTCTTTGTTCAACACCAGCCACAATGAATTTCATGTAACCCCCGAAGCCATCCCCATTATCGAAAAACTGGCCTGGCATTATGATGAACCGTTTGCCGATTCTTCAGCTGTTCCCACCTATTATGTGTCCAAAATGGCCAGAGAGAAGGTGACGGTTTCCCTGTCCGGAGACGGGGGGGATGAGAACTTTGCCGGGTATCGTAGATATTACATGGATGCCCGGGAAAACCTGGTGCGCAACATGGTGCCGGAACTTTTTCGGCAGCCCTTGTTTGGGTTTCTGGGGAAGCTGTATCCAAAGGCGGATTACCTGCCGCAGATCTTTCGGGGCAAAGCGTTTTTGTCCAATGTGGCCAGAGATCCCCTGGAGGCGTATTATTTTTCCATGTGTGCGGTGCATGATATGGATAAACCTGATTATTTCAATACAGAGACCATGAAAGAATTGAAAGGATACCATACTGTAGATTTTTTCCGTGCCATTTATGACAATGCACCGGCACCTGATCACCTGTCCAGAATCCAGTATCTGGATATCCAGACCTATCTGTGCGATGATATTCTTACCAAAGTGGACCGGGCATCCATGGCCGTGTCCCTGGAAGTGCGCTGCCCTATACTGGACCATGTGTTCATGGAAAATGCGGCAAAAATACCGTCCCGATTAAAGTTAAAGGGTCTGGAAGGAAAACATATTTTTAAAAAAGCATTGAAAAAACACCTGCCGCATGACATTCTGTATCGTAAAAAAATGGGGTTCGGAGTGCCCATTCTTGAATGGCTCAGGAAGGATCTGAACACCTATTCAAAGAATCTGGTGCTTGGGGGCGATGCCAGCCAGCAATATTTGAATATCACCTATCTGGAAAAAATCTGGAATGAACATCAGAAAGGAATGCGGAACTGGTCCACCCAGTTGTGGGCCATCATGATGTTCAATCTCTGGTATCAGAAATTCAAAGGAATATAA
- a CDS encoding O-antigen ligase family protein, producing the protein MPTTVIAWVLVFATLSWLSFSRHPVWGLGCYLFVLYAAPTHHWYGAYIPNLRWSLLAALITFISLWVNRNRVIMKKPWFSNGAAKILIAYTIWMWIQLPWALSFEMHLDATILFTKYIVLFCMIYTIVDSDARFYQFIIFNIIGGLYWGYLIKGYSVGGRVEKLGGPGINDSNTLGMHLGVILIFAALLLLKKNTIFQNTFFWRLSQGTICIAAVLMANGIVQTVSRSAAVGVVAAGMVLFLLNHKAFRKKFVIYAMVAIAGLVYFTPDKFWGRMDTVTTAIQVETEEIEGSAYSRIVIASAQWEMFKANVMGHGHRGTSVLSSYYLPQEYLTAIPGRPGQYGRSSHNTFLTTLVEQGIPGAILYLLLAVWGIRIILSFNKEDITIYLYVMMMAAGLTAIFVSGIFVDYLKVEVQIFCLAMLASLKEYERIKKEQSICAE; encoded by the coding sequence ATGCCTACTACCGTAATAGCATGGGTCCTTGTATTTGCAACCCTGTCATGGTTAAGTTTTTCACGGCATCCTGTCTGGGGTCTGGGGTGCTATCTGTTTGTCCTGTATGCCGCTCCGACTCACCACTGGTATGGTGCCTATATTCCCAATCTCAGATGGTCTTTACTTGCAGCACTTATCACCTTCATAAGTCTCTGGGTGAACAGGAATAGGGTGATCATGAAAAAACCATGGTTCAGTAATGGGGCAGCTAAAATATTAATTGCCTATACCATTTGGATGTGGATACAACTGCCATGGGCCCTTTCATTTGAAATGCATCTGGATGCAACAATTTTATTCACAAAATACATTGTTTTATTCTGTATGATTTATACCATTGTTGACAGTGATGCCAGGTTTTACCAGTTTATTATATTCAATATTATTGGTGGGTTATACTGGGGATATTTGATAAAAGGATATTCTGTCGGGGGCCGGGTGGAAAAGCTTGGTGGTCCGGGCATTAATGATTCAAATACCTTGGGGATGCACCTGGGGGTTATATTAATTTTTGCGGCATTGCTGCTGTTAAAAAAAAATACCATATTTCAAAACACATTCTTTTGGCGGCTTTCCCAGGGAACTATCTGTATTGCAGCCGTATTGATGGCCAACGGGATTGTCCAGACTGTCAGCCGGTCAGCCGCAGTTGGTGTAGTGGCAGCAGGTATGGTATTGTTTTTATTGAATCACAAGGCTTTCAGAAAAAAATTTGTTATATATGCCATGGTAGCAATAGCAGGGCTTGTATATTTCACTCCTGATAAATTCTGGGGCCGTATGGACACAGTAACGACCGCCATACAGGTAGAAACAGAAGAAATCGAGGGCAGCGCTTATTCAAGAATTGTCATAGCCTCAGCACAGTGGGAGATGTTTAAAGCAAATGTAATGGGGCACGGGCACAGAGGGACCTCCGTATTGAGCTCTTATTATCTGCCCCAAGAATATCTGACTGCCATACCTGGACGGCCTGGCCAGTATGGTCGCTCTTCCCATAATACTTTTTTGACCACTCTTGTGGAACAGGGAATCCCCGGGGCAATTCTCTATTTGTTATTAGCAGTATGGGGGATTAGAATAATACTTTCGTTCAACAAAGAAGATATTACCATCTATTTGTATGTCATGATGATGGCTGCCGGTCTTACAGCCATTTTCGTATCCGGCATTTTTGTGGATTATCTGAAAGTGGAAGTACAGATATTCTGTCTTGCTATGCTGGCCAGCCTGAAAGAGTATGAAAGAATAAAAAAGGAGCAATCAATTTGTGCGGAATAA
- a CDS encoding glycosyltransferase family 4 protein yields MPKILILTSLFPNTKKPDLGIFIQKRMFAYARKKACKIEVVAPVPYCPDLKFLRPYQYYSQVPFHETMDGINVYHPRYFMIPKASMTIHGKLIYWGIKNFVQELHKKSAFDLIDGHFIYPDCQAGILLGELLHLPVVVSARGSDINQYMSYSTIKPQISEILTKSSHIISVCEALKQMMLEICPDEKKITVIPNGIDKKYFHQINKKTARLKLGINNDKHILLSIGALIPRKGHDLTIKAAAQLIKSKTPLQFYIIGSGPEEQRLKKLAEHLKIQSDIFFMGQIPNDQLIDWYNAADLFCLSSDKEGWPNVLTESLACGTPVIATKVFGAPEIVKNESMGILVERRYEDIAGGIAKGLANNWNRSAISQEVSSRTWDVVAEECSLVFDEVLAR; encoded by the coding sequence ATGCCCAAAATATTAATCCTGACATCTTTGTTTCCAAACACAAAAAAACCTGATTTAGGTATATTTATACAAAAAAGAATGTTTGCCTATGCCCGAAAAAAAGCATGTAAAATAGAAGTTGTTGCGCCTGTACCGTACTGCCCTGATTTAAAATTTTTGCGCCCTTATCAGTATTATTCCCAGGTCCCTTTTCATGAAACCATGGATGGCATAAATGTATATCATCCGAGATATTTTATGATCCCCAAGGCCAGCATGACGATTCATGGGAAACTTATATACTGGGGTATCAAAAATTTTGTTCAGGAGTTACATAAAAAATCTGCGTTTGATTTGATAGACGGCCATTTTATCTATCCTGACTGTCAGGCAGGTATATTATTGGGAGAACTTTTGCATTTACCAGTGGTCGTATCTGCAAGGGGCTCTGATATCAACCAGTATATGTCATATTCAACTATCAAGCCGCAAATTTCTGAAATATTGACAAAATCGTCTCATATCATTTCGGTTTGTGAGGCATTAAAACAAATGATGCTTGAAATATGTCCTGATGAAAAAAAGATAACCGTAATTCCCAATGGTATAGACAAAAAATATTTTCATCAAATAAATAAAAAAACCGCAAGGCTGAAATTGGGAATCAATAATGACAAACATATATTATTATCCATTGGGGCGCTTATCCCACGAAAAGGTCATGATTTGACAATTAAAGCAGCTGCACAGCTAATCAAATCAAAAACACCTTTACAGTTCTATATCATTGGCTCAGGCCCTGAAGAACAGCGGCTGAAGAAACTTGCTGAGCACCTGAAAATCCAATCAGATATTTTTTTTATGGGACAGATACCCAATGACCAGCTTATAGACTGGTACAATGCAGCAGATCTGTTTTGTTTATCAAGTGACAAAGAAGGATGGCCAAACGTTTTAACAGAATCTTTGGCCTGCGGAACTCCTGTGATAGCAACGAAAGTTTTCGGCGCTCCGGAAATTGTCAAAAATGAATCCATGGGCATTCTTGTGGAAAGACGATATGAAGATATTGCCGGGGGGATTGCAAAAGGATTGGCAAATAATTGGAATAGATCTGCCATATCGCAGGAAGTTTCCAGCCGTACCTGGGATGTGGTTGCTGAAGAATGCAGCCTTGTCTTCGATGAGGTCCTGGCCAGATAA
- a CDS encoding polysaccharide deacetylase family protein, which translates to MKKTLCILAFHRVLPKKNKLLHDIMYAERFDKLLNLLKKYFKILPVHEAMRNLKRKGGPSRILSITFDDGYKDNAMVALPILNKHKVKATFFISSGFLYGQWMWNDGIFEVISNITKNQVQTKFDLSKFDLGSFDLSTIEMKRRALDLILEQVKYKPDKNRRKVAKDLLSAFNVPPPENLMMREDDIKTLYDAGMEIGGHTISHPILSKLSYQDAHKEIFGCKILLENVIQAPVRTFAYPNGKPVADYTEHTIEIVKKAGYQYAVSTVPETLTSSISDPYQLPRFTPWDRNPVKFTTRLLLKMLAGQR; encoded by the coding sequence ATGAAAAAGACATTATGCATATTGGCTTTTCACAGGGTTCTTCCCAAAAAAAACAAACTTTTGCATGATATCATGTATGCAGAGCGTTTTGACAAATTATTAAACTTATTAAAAAAATATTTTAAAATTTTGCCAGTGCATGAAGCCATGCGTAATCTGAAAAGAAAAGGAGGACCCTCCAGAATATTATCGATAACTTTCGATGACGGATATAAAGACAACGCTATGGTTGCCCTCCCCATTCTTAACAAACACAAAGTCAAAGCAACCTTTTTTATAAGCTCAGGATTTCTGTATGGCCAATGGATGTGGAATGATGGTATTTTTGAGGTTATTTCAAATATTACAAAAAATCAGGTACAAACAAAATTTGATTTGTCAAAATTTGATTTGGGATCTTTTGATTTATCAACAATAGAAATGAAACGCAGGGCATTAGATTTGATTTTGGAGCAAGTGAAATATAAACCGGATAAAAACCGCAGGAAAGTAGCCAAAGACTTGCTATCTGCCTTCAATGTGCCCCCTCCGGAAAATCTTATGATGAGGGAAGATGATATAAAAACCCTTTATGATGCAGGTATGGAGATTGGAGGCCATACGATCAGCCATCCGATTCTATCAAAACTATCCTATCAGGATGCCCATAAGGAGATTTTTGGGTGCAAAATTCTTTTAGAAAACGTGATTCAGGCACCTGTTCGCACATTTGCATACCCCAATGGCAAACCAGTTGCTGACTATACTGAACATACAATCGAAATTGTAAAAAAAGCAGGGTATCAGTATGCAGTATCTACTGTCCCGGAAACTTTGACATCATCCATATCAGATCCTTATCAATTACCAAGATTTACGCCTTGGGACAGAAATCCCGTGAAATTTACCACAAGACTATTACTTAAAATGTTAGCAGGACAGAGGTAA
- a CDS encoding sulfotransferase family protein: MFKYKKRLFQWLKSNTDQSVPVFICGEQRSGTNLLINTLNRSFHTECFLEEDEEAFSNYVLKEKEFIAKLIARSNAKVVAFKAISDSQNLISLLDYFPTAKGIWIFRHFNDVVNSSLRNFTEHKRYLYIMLFEPEKAGWRLQNVTQENLDLIKKFYKEGIDDASSRALIWYLRNVLFFQQKLDFNQKVILTKYENLVADPEIGFESIFQFLKINMDKKITNTVYATSVRKNTPPEIIPEIKALCENLHQQLISHTNDVTPHI, translated from the coding sequence ATATTTAAGTATAAAAAACGCCTGTTTCAATGGCTAAAATCGAATACTGATCAGTCTGTTCCGGTATTCATATGTGGCGAACAAAGATCAGGGACAAACTTACTCATCAATACTTTGAACAGGTCTTTTCATACTGAGTGTTTTTTAGAAGAGGATGAAGAAGCTTTTTCAAATTATGTGCTAAAAGAAAAAGAATTTATTGCCAAATTAATCGCCCGTTCAAATGCCAAAGTGGTTGCGTTCAAAGCAATATCTGACAGCCAGAACCTGATATCGCTTCTGGACTATTTTCCAACCGCCAAAGGAATTTGGATATTCAGGCACTTCAATGATGTGGTGAACTCATCTTTGCGAAATTTCACAGAACATAAAAGATATCTGTATATTATGCTCTTTGAACCTGAGAAAGCAGGATGGCGCCTGCAAAACGTCACGCAAGAGAATCTTGATTTGATAAAAAAATTTTATAAAGAAGGGATTGACGATGCATCTTCACGGGCCTTGATATGGTATTTACGCAATGTTTTATTTTTCCAGCAGAAACTGGATTTCAACCAAAAAGTCATTTTAACAAAATATGAAAATTTGGTTGCAGATCCAGAGATTGGTTTTGAATCAATCTTTCAATTTTTGAAAATAAATATGGACAAAAAAATTACAAATACGGTTTATGCAACATCGGTTCGTAAAAATACCCCGCCAGAAATCATTCCTGAGATCAAAGCGCTTTGTGAAAATCTGCATCAACAATTGATTTCACATACAAACGACGTAACACCTCATATATAA
- a CDS encoding glycosyltransferase family A protein, giving the protein MRSQKISVIIPTLAEKKRVTSVKRCVQSVRKSSTSDIKIIAVVNGNRFDKELCSWLKSQKDITFNYVAKPSLPNAILKGREMVKTPFFSIIDDDDEFLPNAMDTRLTLIEDNAQVDLVVCNGYVNRGQIDKLAFNNLEDVEKDPLKNLLESNWLASCGALFRSDSFTPVFFTDYHTFAEWTWIAFKIAMEKKNIAILDEPTFRINDTPESLSKSLEYKAAYFDLFLRMLEKKPPHEIIKKIKMKMCSAYHAKSVSQLKAGKYRDAVILHFKSIFLPGGLRYLTYSRKFLTPWRFWNQSQ; this is encoded by the coding sequence ATGCGTAGTCAAAAAATTTCAGTCATTATACCGACTTTAGCTGAAAAAAAAAGAGTAACCAGCGTCAAAAGATGTGTTCAGTCAGTCAGAAAATCTTCTACCTCAGATATAAAAATAATTGCAGTTGTTAATGGTAATCGGTTTGACAAAGAATTGTGTTCTTGGTTAAAATCTCAAAAAGATATTACGTTTAATTATGTTGCAAAGCCCTCTTTGCCAAATGCTATTCTAAAAGGCAGAGAAATGGTAAAAACACCTTTTTTTTCCATAATAGATGATGATGATGAGTTTTTGCCCAATGCCATGGATACCAGACTGACTTTAATTGAAGACAACGCACAAGTTGATCTTGTTGTTTGCAATGGTTATGTAAATAGAGGACAAATTGATAAGCTTGCTTTTAACAATTTAGAGGATGTTGAAAAAGATCCCTTAAAAAATTTACTGGAATCTAACTGGTTGGCAAGTTGCGGTGCCTTGTTTAGGAGTGATTCCTTTACTCCAGTTTTTTTCACAGATTATCATACCTTTGCAGAATGGACGTGGATAGCTTTTAAAATTGCTATGGAAAAAAAAAATATTGCCATACTTGATGAACCAACATTTCGGATCAATGACACTCCGGAATCATTGTCAAAATCCTTAGAATATAAAGCAGCATATTTCGACCTTTTTTTGCGGATGCTTGAAAAAAAACCACCTCATGAAATAATTAAAAAAATTAAAATGAAAATGTGTTCTGCCTATCATGCAAAGTCGGTAAGCCAATTAAAGGCTGGAAAATATCGAGATGCAGTAATCTTACATTTTAAAAGTATATTCTTGCCTGGAGGTTTGCGTTATTTAACCTATTCTCGAAAATTTTTAACACCCTGGAGGTTTTGGAATCAATCTCAGTAA
- a CDS encoding polysaccharide pyruvyl transferase family protein encodes MNSENNNLKTIFEKYFNYDFIFVEPGGNYGDCLIYWGAEFLASEIGLTYKRMNKDEFCHYSPKKEDIVYIHGGGGYNNWCSGSVLTCLIHALSSKASIVIQGPCTLEKDHIYISEKMVPILERFSEKEKYFFAREKTSYDLAVKYFQPFFSEIYIEKDTAFYLTKEEVLKRVGNVKPGYHLYAFRQDNEAGHYKILTKKKGVRIDPAFFCRDFNHWLRVHAGATDIVTNRTHSSIIGAILDKNTTLFPNRYHKNKSIWEYSLKKRNVYWSDGKQLTEGPFRNDIIDFFPLFLKKSYKFKHFFRFLQGVPLK; translated from the coding sequence ATGAATTCTGAAAACAATAACCTGAAAACAATTTTTGAAAAATATTTTAACTACGATTTTATTTTTGTGGAACCCGGTGGAAATTACGGCGATTGCCTGATCTATTGGGGAGCTGAGTTTTTGGCGAGTGAAATTGGACTGACTTATAAAAGAATGAACAAAGATGAATTTTGTCATTACTCTCCCAAAAAAGAAGATATCGTCTATATTCATGGTGGCGGAGGATACAATAATTGGTGCTCAGGTTCTGTTTTGACTTGTTTAATTCATGCACTGAGTTCGAAAGCCTCAATTGTTATACAGGGACCATGTACCTTAGAAAAAGATCACATTTATATTTCTGAGAAAATGGTTCCCATCCTGGAAAGGTTTTCAGAAAAAGAAAAATATTTTTTTGCAAGAGAGAAAACTTCTTATGATTTAGCAGTCAAGTATTTTCAGCCTTTTTTTTCGGAAATATATATCGAAAAGGATACTGCCTTTTACTTAACAAAAGAAGAAGTGTTAAAAAGAGTGGGTAATGTCAAGCCGGGTTATCATTTGTATGCTTTTCGGCAAGACAATGAAGCCGGCCATTACAAAATTTTAACTAAAAAAAAAGGGGTACGGATAGATCCAGCCTTTTTTTGTAGAGATTTTAACCATTGGTTAAGGGTGCATGCCGGTGCAACTGATATTGTTACGAATAGAACCCATTCAAGTATTATAGGGGCTATTCTTGATAAAAATACGACGCTCTTCCCAAACCGTTACCACAAAAACAAAAGTATCTGGGAATATAGTTTGAAAAAACGTAATGTGTATTGGTCTGATGGAAAGCAGCTAACAGAAGGCCCATTTCGAAATGACATCATAGATTTTTTCCCTCTATTTTTGAAAAAAAGTTATAAATTCAAGCATTTTTTTCGATTTCTACAAGGTGTTCCTCTAAAATAA
- a CDS encoding lipopolysaccharide biosynthesis protein — protein MSLNTQVAKSVLWMVSLRACIRIIGLISTIILARLLTPEEFGLVAIIMAFFAFIEIFGSFGFDTVLIQKQNATAEHYNTAWSFNFSFAIMAFAVVMGFSGLLADFYGNQKLQPIMFVLSFSFLVNGLRNIGVVDFRKNLTFDKEFSYQMLPKIISFFCTIGMAFWLRNYWALVIGSLIWQGCTTINSYLLHSFRPRFTFAAWRELFNFSKWLMFNNFLYFANTRSPEIIIGKILSPQAAGLFTIAKEISTLPTTELASNVNRATYPGYSKISHHKEELKKMYLNVMESISFIVVPAGVGIASIAGVLVPVVLGEKWLESVTLIQYIAIGGTLMALNSNTGYVFLAMGKPKLSSLIGLLRLIIFIPTLFWLTFMLGLEGTAIAVLLTTILMFVLSNALIFYELKISIRRMVSVHFRPVLSSLLMFICVYYSQSILNNYLQKDGIILLLFVIGTGIFTYTFFIISFWTLFRFPEGPEKNITNIVIKKFTGCKSRPL, from the coding sequence ATGTCTCTAAATACCCAAGTCGCCAAAAGTGTTTTATGGATGGTTTCCCTTAGAGCCTGTATCAGGATTATCGGGCTTATCAGTACCATCATTTTGGCGCGATTGCTCACACCGGAAGAATTTGGCCTGGTTGCCATAATTATGGCATTTTTTGCATTTATCGAAATATTTGGGAGTTTTGGTTTTGATACTGTTCTTATTCAAAAACAAAATGCAACTGCAGAACACTATAATACTGCCTGGTCGTTCAATTTCAGTTTTGCGATTATGGCTTTCGCCGTTGTTATGGGATTTTCAGGACTGCTCGCAGACTTTTACGGCAACCAGAAGCTGCAACCGATTATGTTTGTACTGTCATTTTCCTTTCTCGTCAATGGCCTGAGAAATATTGGTGTAGTTGATTTTCGAAAAAATCTTACATTTGACAAAGAATTTTCATACCAAATGCTTCCAAAAATTATCAGTTTTTTCTGTACCATTGGAATGGCATTCTGGCTGCGAAATTATTGGGCTCTGGTTATCGGTTCCCTTATCTGGCAAGGATGTACTACCATTAACAGTTATTTACTCCACAGTTTCCGCCCAAGGTTCACTTTTGCAGCATGGAGGGAGTTGTTTAATTTTTCAAAGTGGCTGATGTTCAACAATTTTTTATATTTCGCTAATACCCGTTCTCCTGAAATCATTATCGGCAAAATTCTCTCTCCCCAGGCAGCCGGTCTTTTTACAATCGCCAAGGAAATATCAACCCTTCCGACTACCGAACTGGCAAGCAATGTCAATCGCGCGACATATCCGGGCTATTCAAAAATATCGCATCATAAAGAAGAATTAAAAAAAATGTATCTCAATGTCATGGAATCCATCTCATTTATTGTAGTGCCGGCTGGTGTTGGAATAGCTTCTATTGCTGGAGTATTGGTACCTGTTGTGCTTGGTGAGAAATGGCTTGAATCAGTAACGCTCATTCAATATATTGCAATAGGTGGTACCCTGATGGCTCTAAACTCCAATACGGGGTACGTTTTTCTTGCAATGGGAAAACCCAAACTTTCCAGTCTGATAGGTTTGTTACGATTGATTATCTTTATACCAACTCTTTTCTGGTTGACTTTTATGCTCGGATTGGAAGGAACAGCAATTGCCGTGCTATTAACGACGATATTAATGTTTGTGTTATCAAACGCATTAATTTTTTACGAACTGAAAATTTCTATCCGCAGAATGGTATCCGTTCACTTTCGACCTGTTTTATCATCTCTCCTTATGTTTATTTGTGTTTATTACAGTCAATCAATATTAAATAATTATTTACAAAAAGATGGTATCATTTTATTACTCTTTGTTATTGGGACAGGGATATTCACCTATACATTTTTTATCATATCGTTTTGGACTCTGTTTAGATTTCCTGAAGGACCTGAAAAAAACATCACTAATATAGTTATTAAAAAATTCACTGGGTGTAAATCAAGACCGTTGTAG
- a CDS encoding glycosyltransferase, translated as MNQTRRLLIIAFHFPPIQGGSGVHRMLSYARYLPEMGWDVKILTVTPGAYESVNTSNTSTIPETIEVIRAPALDTARHLAWRGRYLRTLALPDRWQSWILTGTVKGIQIIRKWRPTAIISTFPIASAHVIGLHLSRLFKIPWVADFRDPMAMSDYPDNPIVRKCYWWIEKQVIEHAAAITVTTPGTCQVYKNRYGEKSSQKISVIPNGFDETLFPQDKIFPPQKKDKHGPLTILHSGLVYSYERDPTQLFHAIAELRDEGLIDSDKVCFIFRASGYSNEFKQKFSHLKLEGLVKFEDESIPYKDAIQELLGADVLLVLQGAVCNIQIPAKVYEYLGAGRPILALTDPAGDTAGILKTLGGFDIVRIDEKEEIKKKLPGFIKKITSGNFHLPEREKIIELSRAARTKELNSLLENGVENYDGKN; from the coding sequence GTGAATCAAACCAGACGACTGCTGATCATTGCCTTTCATTTTCCACCCATTCAGGGTGGCAGCGGGGTGCACCGTATGCTTTCCTATGCCCGCTATCTGCCTGAAATGGGATGGGATGTAAAGATTTTGACCGTAACCCCCGGGGCCTACGAATCTGTCAACACCTCAAATACCAGCACCATTCCGGAAACTATCGAAGTTATTCGTGCACCGGCTTTGGACACAGCCCGGCACCTGGCATGGCGGGGCCGGTATCTGCGGACACTGGCACTGCCGGACCGGTGGCAGTCATGGATATTGACCGGCACGGTAAAAGGAATACAGATTATCCGTAAATGGCGCCCCACTGCCATAATATCCACCTTTCCCATTGCTTCTGCCCACGTCATCGGTTTACATCTCTCCCGCTTATTTAAGATCCCATGGGTTGCGGATTTTCGCGATCCCATGGCAATGTCGGATTATCCGGATAATCCTATTGTAAGAAAATGCTATTGGTGGATTGAAAAACAGGTTATTGAACATGCCGCTGCGATCACAGTCACCACACCCGGCACCTGCCAGGTCTATAAAAACCGATATGGAGAAAAATCTTCACAAAAAATATCCGTTATCCCCAACGGGTTTGATGAGACCTTGTTTCCTCAAGACAAAATCTTTCCGCCCCAAAAAAAGGATAAGCATGGCCCATTGACAATTCTTCACAGCGGCCTTGTCTACAGTTATGAGCGGGATCCGACCCAGTTGTTTCATGCGATTGCGGAATTAAGAGATGAAGGACTCATAGATTCGGATAAAGTATGTTTTATTTTTCGGGCCAGTGGGTATTCAAATGAGTTTAAACAAAAGTTTTCGCATTTAAAGCTTGAAGGTCTTGTGAAGTTTGAAGATGAATCCATTCCTTACAAAGATGCCATTCAGGAATTGCTGGGTGCAGACGTGCTTCTGGTCCTTCAGGGAGCTGTGTGCAATATACAGATCCCTGCAAAAGTGTATGAGTATCTTGGAGCTGGACGTCCGATTCTGGCTCTCACAGACCCAGCCGGAGACACTGCAGGCATTTTAAAAACACTCGGTGGTTTTGATATAGTCAGGATAGACGAAAAGGAAGAAATAAAAAAAAAACTGCCCGGTTTTATAAAAAAAATAACTTCAGGGAATTTTCACCTCCCAGAAAGGGAAAAAATAATTGAATTATCAAGAGCTGCCAGAACAAAAGAATTAAATTCTCTGCTTGAAAATGGTGTTGAAAATTATGATGGCAAAAACTAA